One window of Atribacter laminatus genomic DNA carries:
- a CDS encoding cupin domain-containing protein, protein MKEILKKRNLLEAEAETGNNTFSDILSKVDSNVVRDTLMLLRENESESGRIKVGYTTIYPQCFTRGHIHAPLEEVYFITSGKGIMEIEGEKFEAEAGDVVYIPFAKFHRTENPYHLPLSYVWITVKKEG, encoded by the coding sequence TTGAAAGAAATATTGAAAAAAAGAAATTTACTGGAAGCTGAAGCGGAAACGGGTAATAACACGTTTTCTGATATTCTAAGCAAAGTTGATAGTAATGTGGTTCGCGATACCCTCATGCTTCTGAGAGAAAACGAATCAGAATCAGGGCGAATTAAAGTAGGATATACGACTATATATCCCCAATGCTTTACTCGTGGTCATATACATGCTCCGTTGGAAGAGGTCTATTTTATAACCTCCGGAAAAGGAATAATGGAGATAGAAGGAGAAAAATTTGAAGCAGAAGCCGGTGATGTAGTATATATCCCTTTTGCTAAATTTCATCGAACTGAGAACCCATATCATCTTCCTCTTTCTTACGTATGGATAACCGTCAAAAAGGAAGGTTGA
- a CDS encoding GntR family transcriptional regulator: protein MSVNQIPFYLKISNILKEEILNGVYQVGELLPTENELEKKYLTSRTTIRNALGLLEREGLVVRKQGKGTVVMETKTIENMNYITSFAETLKEKNIKIETGSLNVELVNPPQKVASLLNLKKGEKIYLVQRLRIADGIPIAYMNNYIIPRFVPDLADKKDQLYEEGLYQIFEKDFKLRLNQAVETIEAYNSGPLETTILQVPEKTALFHALRVTYLEDGTPFEVVISVIRADKYQYRVFLKGRPPQF from the coding sequence ATGTCAGTCAATCAAATACCTTTTTATCTAAAAATTAGCAACATTTTAAAGGAAGAAATTCTAAATGGTGTTTATCAAGTTGGTGAACTTCTTCCAACAGAAAACGAATTAGAAAAGAAATACCTAACCAGTAGGACTACCATTCGAAATGCATTAGGATTGTTAGAAAGAGAGGGATTAGTAGTTCGCAAACAGGGCAAAGGAACAGTAGTAATGGAAACCAAAACCATCGAAAATATGAACTATATTACTTCTTTTGCTGAAACCCTCAAAGAGAAAAACATAAAAATTGAAACAGGAAGCTTAAATGTTGAACTTGTCAATCCACCACAAAAAGTTGCATCGCTTTTAAATCTTAAGAAAGGTGAAAAAATATACCTTGTCCAACGTCTCCGAATTGCTGATGGAATACCCATTGCATATATGAACAATTACATTATACCTCGGTTTGTTCCCGACCTTGCTGATAAAAAAGATCAACTTTATGAGGAGGGCCTTTATCAAATATTTGAAAAGGATTTTAAATTAAGACTGAATCAGGCGGTTGAAACAATAGAAGCTTATAATAGTGGCCCTCTTGAAACTACTATTCTTCAAGTTCCGGAAAAAACAGCACTCTTTCATGCTTTGAGGGTTACTTACTTAGAAGACGGTACACCATTTGAAGTGGTTATTTCTGTTATTCGAGCTGATAAATATCAATACCGAGTTTTTCTGAAAGGAAGACCACCTCAATTTTAA
- a CDS encoding (Fe-S)-binding protein, producing the protein MLDKYKDLMEDCSMCNDQCVYGCPAFTINRTTTVYPGRKVYLARCIIKNEIELDENVQDVLYQCCSCGLCKTFCLYGIKGKPRDPVPLIQEIRHEIIRKGIKSDFVKEAEMRIKEFGNLYGDVSNVLKEVKAINKSGKNEGIIYLVDAEVLALSPEIPKAAIQLMNKKNVKPIISDMLETGYDIKAIGFLDEAASIAKNTADYLNNLSASKLIVSSPKAFYALTEWYKEINIEINKEVILETDFFRNLLIVHHSEYKLRPLDIQNFIKNEGLVVYHDGSFMARYLKKFDTPRMLVKPLFTRFEELRTSREEARPLAPAVYPLGLSEDYLKKLANNRIADIMELKPDYVVTSDSLSYAALKKYWEKDKVLSIPEALLMSFVDMEK; encoded by the coding sequence ATGTTGGATAAATACAAAGATCTAATGGAAGATTGTTCAATGTGTAATGATCAGTGTGTCTATGGCTGTCCAGCATTTACTATAAACAGGACTACTACCGTTTATCCTGGAAGGAAAGTATATTTGGCTCGTTGTATAATAAAAAATGAAATTGAACTGGATGAGAATGTTCAAGATGTACTTTATCAATGTTGTAGTTGTGGACTTTGCAAAACCTTCTGCTTATATGGAATAAAGGGTAAACCAAGGGATCCAGTTCCTCTTATTCAGGAAATTAGACATGAAATAATTAGAAAAGGAATAAAGTCTGATTTTGTGAAAGAAGCCGAAATGCGAATTAAGGAATTTGGAAATTTATACGGTGATGTATCTAATGTCCTTAAAGAAGTTAAAGCGATTAATAAAAGCGGCAAGAATGAAGGTATTATCTATTTAGTCGATGCTGAGGTGTTAGCATTAAGTCCGGAAATTCCAAAAGCTGCAATTCAATTAATGAACAAAAAGAATGTCAAACCGATAATTTCGGATATGCTTGAAACTGGTTACGATATTAAAGCAATTGGTTTTTTGGATGAGGCTGCTTCCATAGCTAAGAATACCGCAGACTATTTAAATAATCTATCTGCGTCTAAATTAATAGTATCATCCCCTAAAGCGTTTTATGCTTTAACCGAGTGGTATAAAGAGATTAATATTGAGATAAATAAAGAGGTAATTTTAGAAACCGATTTCTTTCGAAACTTGTTAATTGTGCACCATAGTGAATATAAATTGAGGCCACTTGACATACAAAACTTTATTAAAAATGAGGGATTGGTTGTTTATCATGATGGGTCTTTTATGGCAAGATACCTAAAAAAATTCGATACTCCTAGGATGTTAGTAAAGCCTTTGTTTACTCGTTTTGAAGAACTCAGAACCAGTAGGGAAGAAGCCAGACCATTGGCTCCAGCAGTTTATCCTCTTGGATTATCTGAAGATTATTTAAAAAAATTAGCAAACAATAGAATTGCCGACATTATGGAATTAAAACCTGATTATGTTGTAACTTCAGACTCGCTTTCCTATGCAGCCCTTAAAAAATATTGGGAGAAGGACAAGGTATTAAGTATCCCTGAAGCACTCCTTATGAGTTTTGTAGACATGGAGAAATAA
- a CDS encoding FAD-binding oxidoreductase, which translates to MRKILPQDAVSTKIVDRLAVCHGAFNVEYKWIQAGKYPYIPDLVVWPETTEQVSEILKIANKNKTVVIPYGGGSGSVMGSVFFNGGICLDTKKLTKFILNEKGMSVTVGAGWNIGQLEDELNRFGYTMGHFPQSMNSATIAGSVATSAIGTFSTKYGKFDDILIALEVVLPTGEVLYTKDSPKASTGINLNYLFLGSEGSYGICTEVTAKIWLKPEARKFSVYTFKTTHDGFEAVRKIVSLGQATLAVVRLYDEYESVFTIDAYKFEEGYALLYLGFEGRKDQVDLEMNISDEICRAEGGLYKGDQAAKQWEKDRLDTSYGLGTTHLPNGAAESLEVSASWDKLEDVWLAMRNAIAPYAQIIHVHFSHMYHTGGNLYCIIHTIRGKNSEDAEKNFLKCVKKALDACVKAGGSISHHHGVGTLKSKWMSDEHNNGFEVMKKIKRAIDPNNIMNPPVLGLGGEANVG; encoded by the coding sequence ATGAGAAAAATACTGCCACAAGATGCTGTTTCTACAAAAATAGTGGATAGATTGGCGGTATGCCATGGTGCATTTAATGTTGAATATAAATGGATTCAAGCTGGCAAGTATCCCTATATTCCTGACTTAGTGGTTTGGCCAGAGACTACTGAACAAGTATCGGAAATTCTAAAAATAGCAAATAAAAATAAAACTGTGGTGATACCCTATGGTGGTGGTTCAGGTTCGGTAATGGGGTCGGTGTTTTTTAATGGTGGTATCTGCCTCGATACCAAAAAGTTAACTAAGTTTATTCTCAATGAGAAGGGGATGTCAGTCACGGTTGGAGCTGGTTGGAACATTGGTCAGTTAGAGGATGAATTAAACCGTTTTGGATATACTATGGGTCATTTTCCTCAATCTATGAATTCAGCTACAATTGCTGGCTCTGTAGCTACTAGCGCCATCGGAACTTTTTCTACAAAATATGGAAAATTTGATGATATACTAATTGCCCTCGAAGTTGTTTTACCAACTGGTGAAGTATTATATACTAAAGATTCCCCCAAGGCTTCAACCGGCATTAATTTAAATTATTTGTTTCTTGGTTCAGAGGGTTCCTATGGTATATGTACTGAGGTAACTGCCAAGATTTGGCTTAAACCAGAAGCAAGGAAATTTTCTGTCTATACTTTTAAGACAACCCATGATGGATTTGAAGCAGTTAGGAAGATTGTGTCACTGGGTCAGGCAACGCTTGCAGTTGTTAGACTTTATGATGAGTATGAATCGGTTTTTACAATTGATGCCTATAAGTTCGAAGAAGGTTATGCTTTGCTTTACCTTGGCTTTGAAGGGAGAAAGGACCAAGTCGATCTCGAAATGAATATTAGTGACGAAATTTGTCGTGCCGAGGGCGGCCTTTATAAAGGTGACCAAGCAGCCAAACAGTGGGAAAAGGACAGACTTGATACCTCATACGGACTTGGTACAACTCATCTTCCCAATGGCGCTGCGGAATCGTTAGAAGTTTCTGCCTCATGGGACAAGTTAGAAGATGTATGGTTAGCTATGAGAAATGCTATAGCTCCTTATGCTCAAATAATACATGTTCACTTTTCTCATATGTATCATACTGGAGGTAATTTATATTGCATCATACACACAATAAGGGGGAAGAATTCTGAAGATGCAGAAAAGAACTTCCTTAAATGTGTTAAGAAAGCTTTAGATGCCTGTGTAAAGGCCGGTGGTTCTATATCTCATCACCATGGAGTTGGTACACTGAAAAGCAAGTGGATGTCTGACGAACATAATAATGGTTTTGAGGTAATGAAAAAAATTAAGAGAGCAATTGATCCCAATAACATAATGAATCCTCCGGTTCTTGGATTAGGAGGTGAAGCAAATGTTGGATAA
- a CDS encoding ureidoglycolate lyase, with the protein MKPVILTEESIKGYGYLLSESKKDPILNNEHFKYISDVYKLMVDGEMTVGILFGRKREMVLKNLERHKETVEILVQLENDSVVFFAKQNDQRDSIKDIKAFYFNSGQAVVLNQGTWHWGPFPIAKPECKTLIVFKEGTSQDDCEIRNLEEDVIIDL; encoded by the coding sequence GTGAAGCCAGTTATTCTAACAGAAGAGAGCATAAAAGGTTATGGATACTTATTAAGCGAGAGCAAAAAGGATCCAATATTAAATAACGAACATTTTAAATATATAAGTGATGTTTATAAATTAATGGTCGATGGAGAGATGACTGTTGGCATATTATTCGGTCGAAAAAGAGAAATGGTATTGAAAAATTTAGAAAGACACAAGGAAACCGTTGAAATTCTTGTTCAATTAGAAAATGACTCGGTTGTTTTTTTTGCAAAACAAAATGACCAAAGGGATTCAATAAAAGATATTAAAGCCTTCTATTTTAATAGTGGGCAAGCAGTTGTTTTAAATCAAGGAACGTGGCATTGGGGACCATTCCCAATTGCAAAACCGGAATGTAAAACTTTAATTGTTTTTAAAGAAGGTACGTCACAAGACGATTGTGAAATAAGGAATTTAGAGGAGGATGTAATAATAGATTTATAA
- a CDS encoding xylulokinase, with protein MEYILGIDIGTSGCKCVLLDQEGKPIITKSKEYFPITKADGTVEQNPNEWYEAAIFCLNQINKLDKVDLKKIVAVSVTGQMQGITLIGKDGNPVRNSILWNDIRSERETNELNKKFGEIMEKTIGFLVTPALTVSKIAWLKEHEPSNWNKTYQFTFAPNFITYKLTDRIIADENNISFSGLNDVKNNCWSDELIRRCEVEKSKIPELTGCFDMIGTVTERAALETGLQEGIPVVAGGGDGGSEKYSIGIEGMSKMIIRLGSAADIGMVVHVDQFKHQDIWPGIRGVMRDYLIISRYTTACAASIKWMRDVFFSELPADSNTYTVMDKEASTVPLGSEGLLYHPYLSGENAPYFNSSLRAKFNGINSGHRRKHFLRAAYEGVSFSIRDVINSVKEFENVQEVFFVGGGTKSKFWVAVLTDVLGKGATIPQYCDAAYGAALMAGQGAGIWDARSKIERNLKNSIKVGFNEENHQKYNEVFKKYMELAGK; from the coding sequence ATGGAATACATATTAGGCATAGACATTGGAACGAGTGGATGTAAATGTGTGTTATTAGACCAAGAAGGGAAGCCAATAATAACCAAGTCGAAGGAATATTTTCCCATAACCAAAGCCGATGGAACAGTAGAGCAGAATCCAAATGAATGGTATGAAGCAGCTATATTTTGTTTAAATCAAATCAATAAATTAGATAAAGTAGATTTAAAAAAAATTGTAGCAGTAAGTGTTACCGGGCAAATGCAAGGAATTACCTTAATTGGTAAAGATGGGAATCCAGTTCGAAATTCAATTCTATGGAATGATATTCGAAGCGAGCGTGAAACCAATGAGTTGAACAAAAAATTTGGTGAAATTATGGAAAAAACGATTGGTTTTCTTGTGACTCCCGCTTTGACTGTGAGTAAAATTGCTTGGTTAAAAGAGCATGAACCAAGTAATTGGAATAAAACTTATCAGTTTACATTTGCTCCAAATTTTATTACCTATAAATTAACCGATCGAATCATTGCTGATGAAAACAACATATCTTTTTCTGGATTGAATGATGTTAAAAACAATTGTTGGTCGGATGAATTGATTCGCCGATGTGAAGTCGAAAAATCAAAAATTCCGGAGCTCACTGGTTGTTTCGATATGATTGGAACCGTTACCGAAAGAGCTGCTTTGGAGACTGGACTTCAAGAAGGCATTCCTGTTGTGGCTGGTGGGGGAGATGGAGGTTCAGAAAAATATTCTATCGGCATCGAAGGAATGTCGAAAATGATTATAAGATTAGGCTCGGCGGCAGATATAGGTATGGTTGTTCATGTTGACCAATTTAAACATCAAGATATTTGGCCAGGAATTCGAGGTGTTATGCGAGATTATTTAATCATCTCGAGATATACCACTGCATGTGCTGCGTCAATCAAATGGATGAGAGACGTATTTTTTAGTGAATTACCAGCTGATAGCAATACTTATACTGTTATGGATAAAGAAGCTTCAACTGTTCCATTGGGCTCAGAGGGTCTTCTTTATCATCCATATTTATCGGGTGAAAATGCTCCCTATTTCAATTCTTCATTAAGAGCAAAATTCAATGGTATTAATTCAGGACATAGAAGAAAGCATTTTTTAAGAGCTGCCTATGAAGGTGTTTCTTTTTCCATACGAGACGTAATTAATTCAGTGAAAGAGTTTGAAAATGTTCAAGAGGTTTTTTTTGTCGGAGGAGGTACTAAAAGTAAATTTTGGGTGGCAGTTTTAACCGATGTTTTGGGAAAAGGAGCAACTATCCCACAATATTGTGATGCCGCTTATGGTGCTGCACTCATGGCGGGGCAGGGTGCTGGAATTTGGGATGCACGCAGCAAGATAGAAAGGAATTTAAAAAATAGCATAAAAGTGGGATTTAATGAAGAAAATCATCAAAAATATAACGAAGTCTTTAAAAAATATATGGAACTCGCAGGAAAATAG
- a CDS encoding SDR family NAD(P)-dependent oxidoreductase, with translation MDIRFDGKIIVVSGGSTGIGEATVKNFLESGGTVIFTGIEKPDCLDFTKYQNYQGKYDYKQLEVTNEEEVKSFALYINEKYHGCDVLFNNAGIIDAHILHETPTQEWLRTMDVNVNGVYYMSKYFLPQMIKKGGGVIINTSSISGLQGDYTFCSYNTAKGAVANLTRNMALDYAQYNIRVNAVAPGSVRTSMYSKFFDSVGGQEILDLGHSLQYPLKRVTLPEEVANAVVFLASEQASFITGINLVIDGGLTAHTGAQHNWELVKIIRDYNKKEAKQK, from the coding sequence ATGGATATAAGATTTGACGGAAAAATTATTGTTGTGAGTGGTGGCTCAACCGGAATAGGAGAAGCAACAGTTAAAAATTTTCTTGAATCTGGGGGAACAGTAATATTTACTGGTATAGAGAAACCTGATTGTCTGGATTTTACCAAGTATCAAAATTATCAAGGTAAGTATGATTATAAGCAATTAGAAGTTACCAACGAAGAAGAAGTTAAAAGTTTTGCTTTATATATTAATGAAAAATATCATGGTTGTGATGTTTTATTTAATAATGCGGGAATAATAGACGCCCATATACTCCATGAAACTCCAACCCAAGAATGGCTGCGAACTATGGATGTAAATGTGAATGGAGTTTATTACATGTCTAAATATTTTCTTCCTCAGATGATTAAAAAGGGTGGAGGAGTGATCATAAATACTTCGTCCATTTCCGGATTACAAGGCGATTATACTTTTTGTTCTTACAACACTGCAAAAGGTGCTGTGGCAAATCTAACCAGAAACATGGCTCTTGATTATGCTCAATATAATATTCGTGTTAATGCAGTGGCTCCTGGATCGGTAAGAACTTCAATGTATAGTAAATTTTTTGATTCGGTTGGAGGACAAGAAATTTTAGATTTAGGACATTCTTTGCAGTATCCATTGAAAAGAGTTACCCTTCCTGAAGAAGTTGCCAATGCAGTTGTATTTCTTGCTTCAGAACAGGCCTCCTTTATTACAGGCATCAATTTAGTGATTGATGGGGGATTAACCGCCCACACCGGAGCACAGCATAATTGGGAATTGGTAAAAATAATACGTGATTATAATAAAAAAGAAGCTAAGCAAAAATGA
- a CDS encoding ABC transporter permease, with protein MLKKIDKYIPIIVFVLFVTVISILTKGRNINFTNIKHILNQSVALIISGMGVIFVMSQGSLDLTQGSILVLAPLIGIFSENAIPGSFIPMVIVVGMLLGLMTGSIFSLLKVPSFVATLCLSFVLRNFAYFLWDYIPGGYVYIPFNLFVLDKSQYKIPILILIVLTMYYFFEFTKVGKFSKAIGSDEKVAEYSGVPVKKMKILAFVLSGMLGGVCSLFGVFRAGTLALVTGHFFEWDVLVAVLLGGTPLTGGANSKLLGVILGSITISVINNGLVLLNVPTLYQQLVKGLILITIISLSFEKEKVMFVK; from the coding sequence GTGCTGAAAAAAATTGATAAATACATACCAATTATAGTGTTTGTTCTTTTTGTCACTGTGATTTCGATTTTGACAAAAGGCAGAAACATTAATTTTACCAATATTAAACACATATTAAACCAAAGTGTTGCATTGATAATTAGTGGTATGGGTGTCATTTTTGTTATGTCTCAAGGGAGTTTGGACCTTACCCAAGGATCTATTTTAGTTTTAGCACCTTTAATTGGAATTTTTAGCGAAAACGCTATTCCTGGTTCATTCATTCCAATGGTTATTGTGGTTGGGATGTTACTTGGATTAATGACCGGATCAATTTTTTCACTTTTAAAGGTGCCTTCTTTTGTCGCAACACTCTGTTTGAGTTTTGTTTTAAGAAACTTCGCTTATTTTCTATGGGATTACATTCCCGGAGGGTATGTTTATATTCCATTTAACCTTTTTGTGTTGGATAAATCGCAATATAAAATTCCTATTCTTATTCTTATAGTGCTAACCATGTACTATTTTTTTGAATTTACTAAAGTTGGAAAATTCAGTAAAGCGATTGGTTCTGATGAAAAGGTCGCTGAGTATTCAGGAGTTCCAGTAAAGAAAATGAAGATTTTAGCTTTTGTTTTATCCGGTATGCTTGGAGGGGTATGTTCTTTATTTGGTGTTTTTAGAGCAGGTACCTTAGCTTTGGTAACCGGGCATTTTTTTGAATGGGATGTTTTAGTTGCGGTTTTATTGGGTGGAACTCCCCTCACCGGCGGAGCAAATAGTAAATTATTAGGGGTTATTCTTGGATCAATTACCATTTCGGTAATCAATAATGGTTTAGTGCTATTAAATGTTCCAACCTTATATCAGCAATTGGTGAAAGGTTTAATCCTTATCACCATCATATCGTTATCCTTTGAGAAAGAAAAGGTAATGTTTGTTAAATAG
- a CDS encoding sugar ABC transporter ATP-binding protein translates to MDENILFQTINVSKSFGPVRALNNVDFSLQRGEIRGLIGENGSGKSTLAMIIAGIVLKDGGKMLKEGKEYNPKQIQDAFKNKIAIVTQESGLIEDLSIANNLLLGREKDFTVNGFIKVKEINEAANQMIYKILKDKKFKVEEKILNYSFEDKKLIEIIKALYQNPEILILDETADAFSRDNKNLLWDVIRKVKNEGVSIIYISHTISEVVEVTDTITIMRDGEIIDNIDSNNRTEDDLKKMMVGRELKSNYYREDNQATFNKEKVVLKVENLSSKDAFHDISFSLHEGEILCLGGLSGCGMSQLGKAIFGLLKTDTGTIYLPEKNKYLKNHSPVESINQGIAYLPRDRDSEGVMLLASVKDNITLVSLDRIKRKSSFISPKDEVTFAEKGVKELSIKTANINQFCIGLSGGNRQKVSLVKWLMRECEILILDCPTRGVDVGIKAYIYQKLHQLKLQKKSIILISEELTELIGMGDRILIMKEGNLCQKIFIRDERPREEEIINYMI, encoded by the coding sequence ATGGATGAAAATATTTTATTTCAAACAATCAATGTGAGTAAAAGTTTTGGCCCGGTGAGGGCGTTAAATAATGTTGATTTTAGTTTGCAAAGGGGAGAAATAAGGGGATTAATTGGAGAAAATGGATCCGGAAAATCTACCTTGGCAATGATAATAGCAGGGATTGTTTTAAAAGATGGCGGGAAGATGCTCAAGGAAGGGAAAGAGTATAACCCAAAACAAATTCAGGATGCTTTCAAAAATAAAATTGCCATCGTGACTCAAGAAAGTGGATTGATTGAAGATTTATCGATAGCAAATAATTTATTGCTCGGAAGAGAAAAAGATTTTACTGTGAATGGTTTTATAAAGGTGAAAGAAATAAATGAAGCTGCCAATCAAATGATTTATAAAATACTAAAAGATAAGAAATTTAAAGTAGAAGAAAAAATTTTAAACTATTCATTTGAAGATAAAAAATTAATAGAAATAATAAAGGCCTTATATCAAAATCCTGAAATATTAATATTAGATGAAACAGCAGATGCTTTTTCTCGGGATAACAAAAATTTATTATGGGATGTAATTAGAAAAGTTAAAAACGAAGGTGTTTCAATTATATATATCTCTCATACCATTTCAGAAGTTGTAGAAGTTACCGATACAATTACCATCATGAGAGATGGAGAAATAATAGATAATATCGATTCGAATAACCGTACCGAAGATGATTTAAAGAAAATGATGGTGGGTCGGGAACTGAAATCTAATTATTATCGTGAGGATAATCAAGCAACCTTTAATAAAGAAAAAGTTGTGTTGAAGGTCGAAAATTTAAGTTCGAAAGATGCATTTCATGATATTTCGTTTTCATTGCATGAAGGTGAAATATTATGTTTAGGTGGATTAAGTGGATGTGGTATGTCCCAGTTAGGGAAAGCTATATTTGGATTATTAAAAACTGATACTGGAACAATCTATTTACCAGAAAAAAATAAGTATTTAAAAAATCACTCGCCAGTTGAATCTATAAATCAGGGAATAGCATACCTCCCTCGAGACCGGGACTCTGAAGGGGTTATGTTGCTGGCAAGCGTGAAAGATAATATTACTCTGGTTTCTTTAGATCGAATTAAGCGAAAAAGTTCATTTATTAGTCCCAAAGATGAAGTAACCTTTGCTGAAAAGGGAGTTAAAGAGTTAAGCATAAAAACCGCCAATATTAATCAGTTTTGCATTGGTCTCAGTGGTGGAAATAGACAAAAAGTCAGTTTAGTGAAATGGCTGATGCGAGAATGCGAGATTTTAATATTGGACTGCCCAACTCGAGGAGTTGATGTAGGGATAAAAGCTTATATTTACCAAAAATTACATCAATTAAAATTACAAAAAAAATCGATTATTCTTATATCGGAGGAGCTTACTGAATTAATCGGGATGGGAGATCGAATATTAATAATGAAAGAAGGAAATTTGTGTCAAAAAATATTTATTAGAGACGAAAGACCGCGAGAAGAAGAAATAATAAATTATATGATTTGA
- a CDS encoding ABC transporter permease, with the protein MLNKKIDFNFIISIIGLPVLLVVFFTIFGGNRFFSYINFFNIVQQSVAPSFVVWGICFVMIMGSYDMTPGVTIILASMVSTLLAIKFGYIGLLFGGILTGLIVGAINGFSFLLFKVPSVILTIGLVMIYEILSSVMSKGRGLYLPDGLGLLSHAPYNLIIWIIGGVIAYFLYNRTIIGLHIQTIGSSEKIAKNAGVNVERMKLIGFLICAIFGGIGGVFYQSYGRFVQPQIGLTSLLLVFPALTGFFML; encoded by the coding sequence ATGCTAAACAAAAAAATTGATTTTAATTTTATTATTTCAATCATTGGCCTACCAGTTTTGTTAGTTGTATTTTTTACAATATTTGGTGGAAATAGATTTTTTTCTTATATAAATTTTTTTAATATTGTTCAACAATCAGTTGCTCCTTCTTTTGTTGTGTGGGGAATTTGTTTTGTAATGATAATGGGAAGTTATGATATGACACCTGGGGTAACCATAATTTTAGCCTCTATGGTTAGCACTCTACTGGCGATAAAATTCGGATATATTGGACTTTTATTCGGAGGAATTTTAACTGGGCTCATCGTTGGAGCAATAAACGGATTTAGTTTTTTATTGTTTAAAGTACCCTCAGTTATTCTAACTATAGGATTAGTAATGATATATGAAATTTTATCGAGCGTTATGTCTAAGGGCAGAGGTTTATACCTTCCTGATGGATTAGGTCTCTTATCTCACGCACCCTATAATTTAATAATTTGGATCATTGGTGGGGTCATTGCCTATTTTCTATATAATCGAACCATTATTGGTTTGCATATTCAAACCATAGGAAGTTCGGAAAAAATCGCCAAAAATGCCGGAGTCAATGTTGAAAGGATGAAGTTGATAGGTTTTTTAATCTGTGCGATTTTTGGAGGAATTGGAGGGGTATTTTACCAAAGTTATGGGCGCTTTGTACAACCTCAAATTGGTCTGACCAGCTTATTATTAGTATTTCCTGCACTGACAGGTTTTTTTATGCTTTAG